The following are encoded in a window of Paenibacillaceae bacterium GAS479 genomic DNA:
- a CDS encoding cytochrome c oxidase subunit 1: protein MAHAHPVKRYTGLMDWLTTVDHKKIGILYLIAGGFFFLIGGFEALLIRIQLWKPLNNFVSADTYNELLTMHGTTMIFLAAMPIIFALMNAIVPLQIGARDVAFPFVNALGFWTFLFGGLLLNVSWIAGAVPDAGWTSYLPLADPTYSPGKGVDFYVLGLQIAGIGTLVGGINFLVTIINMRAPGMSFMRMPMFTWSAFITSALILFAFPALTVGLVALMFDRLFSANFFNVSGGGNTVLWEHIFWIFGHPEVYILILPAFGIISEVISTFSRKRLFGYSSMVFATVLIGFLGFMVWAHHMFTVGLGPVANALFSIATMLIAVPTGIKIFNWIFTMWGGSIRFTAANLFAVGFVPTFVMGGVTGVMLAAAPADFQYHDSYFVVAHFHYVIVGGLVLGLFSGLHYWWPKIFGRMLSEGLGKLTFWTFYIGFHLTFFIQHFLGLLGMPRRVWTYLDGLGFNSMNLISTIGAFLMGIGTIIFIINIIVTAAKPKTAGNDPWEDGRTLEWSIPSPAPEYNFLQTPLVRGYDALWKEKMDGNTGMSPAEPIGPIHMPSGSILPFIMSFGLFVAGFGFMYANNDWTGFVKDLFASHAVAGLGLAITLTCMIIRSLKDDHGFHIEPEELTKKEVKE from the coding sequence TTGGCTCATGCACATCCGGTCAAGCGTTATACCGGTCTTATGGACTGGCTCACAACGGTTGACCACAAAAAAATCGGCATCCTTTATCTAATTGCCGGTGGATTCTTCTTCCTCATTGGCGGCTTTGAAGCCTTGCTGATCCGGATTCAGCTTTGGAAGCCTTTGAACAACTTTGTAAGTGCAGACACTTACAATGAGTTGCTCACGATGCATGGTACAACGATGATCTTCTTGGCGGCGATGCCAATTATCTTCGCTCTGATGAATGCCATCGTACCGCTGCAAATCGGAGCGCGTGACGTTGCTTTTCCATTCGTCAATGCTCTTGGTTTCTGGACATTCCTCTTCGGAGGTCTGCTGCTTAACGTCAGTTGGATCGCAGGCGCCGTCCCTGATGCGGGATGGACCTCTTACTTGCCTCTCGCAGACCCGACCTATAGCCCTGGCAAAGGGGTAGACTTTTACGTGCTTGGTCTACAGATTGCCGGTATCGGTACTCTAGTAGGCGGTATCAACTTCCTTGTTACGATTATCAACATGCGCGCACCTGGCATGAGCTTCATGCGTATGCCAATGTTCACTTGGAGCGCATTCATTACCTCGGCTCTGATCCTATTCGCTTTCCCGGCTCTGACAGTTGGTCTCGTTGCCCTTATGTTTGATCGTCTATTCTCGGCGAACTTCTTTAATGTAAGCGGCGGCGGCAACACAGTTCTCTGGGAGCATATCTTCTGGATCTTCGGACATCCTGAGGTTTACATTCTGATCCTTCCGGCCTTCGGCATTATCTCCGAGGTCATTAGTACCTTCTCCCGCAAGCGGCTGTTCGGATACAGCTCGATGGTATTCGCGACAGTGCTGATCGGCTTCCTTGGCTTCATGGTATGGGCTCACCATATGTTTACGGTTGGTCTTGGACCTGTTGCCAACGCACTGTTCTCGATAGCAACGATGCTTATTGCCGTACCAACTGGTATCAAAATCTTCAACTGGATCTTCACGATGTGGGGCGGCTCCATTAGATTCACGGCAGCCAACCTGTTCGCTGTAGGATTTGTACCTACCTTCGTTATGGGTGGCGTTACCGGCGTTATGTTGGCAGCGGCTCCGGCCGACTTCCAATACCATGACAGCTATTTCGTTGTAGCCCACTTCCATTACGTTATTGTAGGCGGCCTTGTTTTGGGCCTGTTCTCCGGTCTTCATTACTGGTGGCCTAAGATATTCGGACGGATGCTTAGCGAGGGACTTGGCAAGCTGACGTTCTGGACCTTCTACATCGGTTTCCATCTGACCTTCTTCATTCAGCATTTCCTTGGCTTGCTTGGCATGCCTCGCCGCGTTTGGACGTATCTGGATGGATTAGGCTTCAACTCGATGAACCTGATTAGCACCATCGGCGCTTTCCTGATGGGTATTGGCACGATCATTTTCATCATCAACATTATTGTTACAGCTGCCAAGCCGAAGACGGCAGGCAACGATCCTTGGGAAGACGGACGGACGCTGGAATGGTCTATTCCATCGCCAGCTCCGGAGTACAACTTCCTTCAAACGCCTCTGGTTCGCGGTTATGACGCTCTATGGAAAGAAAAAATGGATGGCAATACCGGTATGTCACCGGCAGAGCCAATCGGACCGATTCATATGCCGTCTGGATCGATTCTGCCTTTCATAATGTCGTTTGGGCTGTTCGTGGCTGGCTTTGGATTCATGTATGCCAACAACGATTGGACCGGGTTTGTTAAAGACCTCTTCGCATCTCATGCTGTAGCGGGTCTTGGACTGGCGATTACACTGACTTGTATGATCATCCGTTCCCTCAAGGACGATCACGGCTTCCATATCGAGCCGGAAGAACTGACGAAAAAGGAGGTTAAGGAATGA
- a CDS encoding putative membrane protein, whose amino-acid sequence MLGLEYFDFKALWSPWMLFTMLAILIGYFYLIGPWREQHYLMEKRPGFWQQAMAVSGIVLLYLAQGGPMNLLGHMMFSFHMANMSISYLIAPPLIIMGIPAYAWRSAFRARFWKRLSPVMNPIFTLVLFNVLFSFYHLPNVQDYVMTRYWLHEGFNLLLLIAAMIMWWQITCPVPEWTRLNGLRKMAYVFASGVLLTPACALIIFAGESLYAVYNNPAVWAQAMSYCVSGDTAWLLQKFEGPMFFNLFSAKEDQQIGGILMKLVQEIMYGCILVFIFRQWYSQENAENDSDLRGVDPV is encoded by the coding sequence ATGCTTGGATTGGAATACTTCGATTTCAAAGCTTTATGGAGCCCGTGGATGCTCTTTACGATGCTGGCGATTCTTATTGGCTACTTCTATCTGATCGGTCCATGGCGGGAGCAGCATTATTTAATGGAGAAGCGTCCAGGTTTCTGGCAGCAAGCGATGGCTGTCTCCGGCATTGTACTGCTCTATTTGGCTCAAGGTGGTCCGATGAATCTGCTTGGCCATATGATGTTCAGCTTTCATATGGCAAACATGTCGATCAGCTACCTAATTGCTCCGCCGCTGATCATCATGGGCATCCCAGCTTACGCTTGGCGTTCTGCGTTCCGCGCACGATTTTGGAAGCGGCTCAGTCCGGTCATGAATCCGATCTTTACGCTTGTTTTGTTTAATGTTCTGTTCTCGTTCTACCATTTACCAAACGTCCAGGATTACGTCATGACCCGCTACTGGTTGCATGAGGGATTTAACTTGCTTTTATTAATAGCGGCTATGATCATGTGGTGGCAAATTACTTGCCCGGTTCCAGAGTGGACCCGTCTCAATGGCCTTCGCAAAATGGCCTATGTTTTTGCTAGCGGTGTGCTGCTGACCCCGGCTTGTGCCTTGATTATTTTTGCGGGCGAGTCATTGTATGCCGTCTACAATAATCCGGCCGTATGGGCGCAGGCGATGAGCTATTGCGTATCCGGCGATACAGCTTGGTTGCTGCAGAAGTTTGAGGGACCAATGTTCTTCAATCTGTTCAGCGCCAAGGAGGATCAGCAGATCGGCGGCATTTTGATGAAGCTCGTGCAAGAAATTATGTACGGCTGCATTCTCGTGTTTATTTTTAGACAGTGGTACAGTCAGGAAAATGCAGAGAACGACAGTGATCTGCGCGGTGTTGACCCGGTTTAA
- a CDS encoding cytochrome c oxidase subunit 1/cytochrome c oxidase subunit 3, giving the protein MSAHSHLDGELPHEPERATLEGRNKVLGFWLFLGGETVLFGTLFSIFLALRDQVGDGNPTGQELFKLGTVAIATFILLTSSLTSVFAIQAMHRNHVKAMQGWLIITVILGLGFLGLEIYEFYEYIHEGHKFSTSAFSSSFYTLVGFHGAHVLFGIVWISLLIFQVARKGLNVVTAPKVYVAGMYWHFIDVVWVFIFTVVYLMGKVG; this is encoded by the coding sequence ATGAGTGCGCATTCCCATCTAGACGGTGAGCTGCCTCATGAGCCGGAGCGCGCAACCTTGGAAGGACGCAACAAGGTTCTTGGCTTCTGGTTATTCCTTGGAGGAGAGACCGTATTATTCGGCACCCTCTTCTCCATCTTCCTGGCGCTTCGCGATCAAGTAGGCGACGGCAACCCGACGGGTCAAGAGCTGTTCAAGCTCGGAACGGTCGCCATTGCAACGTTCATCCTGCTTACCTCGTCTCTGACAAGCGTATTCGCTATTCAAGCGATGCACCGCAATCATGTCAAAGCAATGCAGGGCTGGCTGATTATAACCGTTATTCTCGGCTTAGGGTTCCTGGGCCTGGAGATTTACGAGTTTTACGAGTACATCCATGAAGGCCATAAGTTTAGTACGAGCGCGTTCAGCTCATCGTTCTATACTCTAGTCGGCTTCCACGGAGCGCACGTACTGTTCGGGATTGTGTGGATATCGCTGTTGATTTTCCAGGTGGCTCGTAAAGGCCTTAACGTCGTAACCGCTCCTAAGGTTTATGTAGCGGGTATGTACTGGCACTTTATTGACGTAGTATGGGTGTTCATCTTCACCGTCGTCTATTTGATGGGAAAGGTGGGTTAA
- a CDS encoding Uncharacterized membrane protein YcaP, DUF421 family translates to MPLWVEVILRTLSSVVVLFLVTKLLGKRQLSQLSLFEYITGITIGNIAGYISLDTDSEWYLGFVAIGAWAIVSVGIEFWTMKSRLVSAIADGKGTVLIKNGAILEQNMFKVRITLDELLEQLRKKSVFKVADCEFAVMEKSGEINVLLKKENQPLTPAMLGWKMTTETEPQTVIMDSEVMQEPLRNTGKDEDWLRHELAKLKVNPDKVFLAQVDTQGKLTVQTGNQDGALEPKKETPRQQLLSTLEQCHADLEQFGRFSRSDEEREALLSCSRQLKQVIRQAQPELK, encoded by the coding sequence ATGCCGTTGTGGGTGGAAGTCATTCTACGTACGTTAAGCTCGGTTGTTGTGCTGTTTTTGGTTACTAAGCTGCTCGGTAAACGCCAATTATCACAATTGTCGTTATTTGAGTACATTACTGGCATTACGATCGGTAATATTGCTGGCTACATCTCGCTCGATACGGATTCGGAATGGTATCTCGGATTCGTCGCCATAGGCGCTTGGGCTATTGTATCTGTCGGAATCGAGTTTTGGACGATGAAAAGCCGCTTAGTTAGCGCAATTGCAGACGGCAAAGGAACCGTCCTTATTAAAAATGGAGCCATTCTCGAACAGAACATGTTCAAAGTAAGAATTACATTAGATGAGCTTTTGGAACAGCTGCGCAAAAAGAGTGTTTTCAAAGTAGCAGATTGTGAGTTTGCAGTCATGGAGAAAAGCGGCGAAATCAATGTGTTGTTGAAAAAAGAGAACCAACCGCTTACACCAGCGATGCTGGGTTGGAAGATGACGACCGAAACCGAGCCTCAGACCGTCATTATGGATAGCGAAGTTATGCAAGAGCCTCTGCGCAATACAGGCAAGGATGAGGACTGGCTGCGTCATGAGCTGGCAAAGCTGAAAGTGAACCCAGATAAGGTGTTTCTTGCGCAGGTGGATACTCAAGGAAAACTAACGGTGCAGACTGGCAATCAGGATGGAGCACTGGAGCCGAAGAAGGAGACGCCTCGTCAGCAGCTGCTTAGCACGCTGGAACAATGTCATGCAGATTTGGAGCAGTTCGGAAGATTTTCTCGCAGCGACGAAGAAAGGGAGGCACTTTTGTCCTGCTCGCGCCAGTTGAAGCAAGTCATTCGCCAGGCGCAGCCAGAACTAAAGTAA
- a CDS encoding heam-based aerotactic trancducer: MISVSEKRQKQLDFIQLTDEDLNRLSEARPVFEEAADRIVDSLYENIVRQPELKAMIERHSTLDRLKLMQKQYFLSMTAGVIDEQYFQWRLKVGGIHSRIGLTSQWYLGTYITYLDLTSSHLSTAMPEKWTSVLHSLAKMFNLDSQIVLEAYEKDEKAKLQSVTDMQGEILTGVSVAVQELAAGMEQVGRSADTVGRLAVKTVDSQEQTNAELSSLGEQISVIESMGSLMTNISDQTHLLGLNAAIEAARAGEMGRGFEVVAGEVRKLARHSKESLEMIHEKVEAINSALSKVQALSHETAEAAQQQAASSSELGLFIRMIENVSQELERLRDKVQSSEGI; this comes from the coding sequence GTGATTTCAGTATCCGAAAAAAGACAGAAGCAATTGGATTTTATTCAACTTACGGATGAGGATCTCAACCGGCTAAGCGAAGCTAGACCCGTATTTGAAGAGGCTGCGGACCGGATCGTAGACTCTCTTTATGAGAATATTGTGCGTCAGCCAGAGCTGAAAGCGATGATCGAGAGGCATAGTACGCTAGATCGACTCAAGCTGATGCAGAAGCAATATTTTCTATCCATGACGGCTGGGGTAATCGATGAGCAATATTTTCAATGGCGACTGAAGGTCGGAGGGATCCACTCGCGCATTGGCTTGACCAGCCAGTGGTATCTCGGCACCTACATAACCTATCTGGATTTGACCTCTTCCCATCTGTCGACTGCCATGCCGGAGAAGTGGACCTCTGTGCTCCATTCCCTTGCCAAAATGTTCAATCTCGACTCCCAGATCGTGCTGGAGGCATATGAGAAGGACGAGAAGGCCAAGCTGCAAAGTGTAACCGATATGCAGGGAGAGATTCTGACTGGCGTCAGCGTCGCTGTGCAGGAGCTGGCGGCAGGTATGGAACAGGTTGGGCGAAGCGCGGATACGGTCGGCCGTCTGGCGGTCAAAACAGTAGATTCCCAAGAGCAGACCAATGCGGAGCTGTCCAGTCTCGGCGAGCAGATTAGCGTCATTGAATCGATGGGCTCCCTGATGACCAACATATCGGACCAGACGCATTTGCTCGGTCTCAATGCAGCTATTGAGGCGGCGCGTGCTGGTGAAATGGGAAGAGGCTTTGAGGTCGTAGCTGGTGAAGTGCGCAAGCTGGCTCGGCATTCCAAGGAATCGCTGGAGATGATCCACGAGAAGGTAGAAGCGATCAACAGCGCTCTGAGCAAGGTTCAGGCACTTTCCCATGAGACTGCAGAGGCGGCTCAGCAACAGGCTGCCAGCTCATCGGAGCTAGGATTGTTTATCCGCATGATCGAAAATGTATCTCAGGAGCTGGAGCGCTTGAGAGACAAAGTCCAGTCCTCGGAAGGCATCTGA
- a CDS encoding ABC-2 type transport system permease protein, whose product MLFFALARASYSRNLQYRASHLLHNVASALFGFIYLSIWTGIGEGRDLGSYGMSGLVSYVALNQCLLWVTAFTNYGLGLPQLVRTGGIAIELARPVHLFYNMMSREWGNIGYQFLYKSVPIYLLYLVVIPLRLPHSISTVFAFLAALFCAAYLSLCVQYLIGAVSLWTTESQWLHWLNHAMLTLFSGFLIPIEWLPGWLGWFSRWSFYPYLQYIPTRIYLGMEGISALLPSLAWCAGLTLLCLAVTGLMRTKTEVQGG is encoded by the coding sequence ATGCTTTTTTTCGCGCTCGCGCGCGCCAGCTACTCTCGCAACTTACAGTACCGGGCTTCACATCTGCTCCACAATGTCGCAAGCGCTCTATTTGGCTTCATCTACTTGTCCATATGGACTGGAATTGGTGAAGGCCGAGATCTCGGCTCATACGGCATGTCTGGACTCGTCTCGTACGTTGCGCTCAACCAATGTTTGCTCTGGGTGACCGCATTTACGAATTATGGCCTGGGACTCCCTCAGCTCGTACGAACCGGTGGCATTGCGATTGAGCTAGCTCGTCCCGTTCATCTTTTCTACAACATGATGAGTCGGGAATGGGGCAATATCGGGTATCAGTTTCTTTACAAAAGCGTGCCGATCTATTTGTTGTATCTAGTTGTGATTCCGCTACGCCTTCCACACAGCATTAGTACTGTATTTGCCTTCCTTGCTGCACTCTTCTGCGCTGCCTATTTGTCCCTCTGTGTCCAGTACCTCATCGGCGCTGTTTCTCTTTGGACGACAGAGTCCCAGTGGCTGCATTGGCTTAATCATGCGATGCTTACCCTGTTTTCCGGTTTTCTTATTCCTATTGAATGGCTGCCGGGCTGGCTCGGCTGGTTTAGCCGCTGGTCTTTTTACCCCTATCTGCAGTACATACCAACGCGCATTTACCTTGGAATGGAAGGGATCAGCGCACTGCTTCCTTCGCTCGCCTGGTGTGCCGGTCTAACTCTGCTATGCCTCGCGGTAACAGGGCTGATGCGGACCAAAACGGAGGTGCAAGGAGGATGA
- a CDS encoding putative membrane protein: MDRYTIFPTISTFFIVLSAILVAFGWNLAIKRRLEAHKKMMIAAAIAAIIFFIIYSSRTLLAGNTDWGGPPSLAPYYYVFLIFHIVLATVGAIFGITTLVFGFKEKYAKHRKLGRVTSVIWFVTAITGVAVYVLLYLMYPGGHTKPVFDILFPQ; this comes from the coding sequence TTGGATCGTTATACAATTTTTCCGACCATCAGCACCTTTTTCATCGTTTTAAGCGCTATTTTGGTTGCTTTCGGCTGGAACCTTGCTATTAAGCGCCGCTTGGAAGCACACAAAAAAATGATGATTGCCGCTGCAATTGCTGCAATTATCTTTTTTATCATCTACTCCTCACGGACGCTGCTTGCTGGAAACACGGACTGGGGCGGACCGCCAAGCCTTGCGCCATATTATTATGTATTTCTCATCTTCCATATCGTATTGGCGACGGTCGGAGCAATATTTGGCATTACAACGCTAGTTTTCGGCTTTAAGGAGAAGTATGCCAAACATCGTAAGCTGGGCCGCGTCACCTCCGTCATCTGGTTTGTTACCGCCATTACTGGCGTAGCTGTTTACGTTTTGCTTTACCTCATGTATCCCGGAGGACATACAAAGCCAGTATTTGATATATTGTTCCCTCAGTAG
- a CDS encoding cytochrome c oxidase subunit 2 (manually curated) gives MMKRWHLARRLLPLLAGMALLMAGCGRDDLSTMNPQGPVAEEQFGLMKLSISIMVLVVIVVFALAFYVMVRYRRRPGDKTIPVQVEGNHKLEIIWTVIPIVLLLILGVPTVKSVFGLAKDYTKDPNAVQVIVTAKQYWWEFEYPQYGIKTSQELMIPTGKTVSVQVKSADVIHSFWIPALAGKIDANPGANVNTMYFSADQDGVYLGKCAELCGPSHALMDFKVKSVNQGAFDRWVTAMKEPGKLPADPEIAAVFEKQCLTCHAVGDKGMQLFPNLTGMGDKGTVAGILVNTDDPKYKNEGSTYENLKKWIEDPQLVKPGNSMPKVNLTPEQIDGIAKYLSEYKLDVEQ, from the coding sequence ATGATGAAAAGGTGGCACCTTGCACGACGTCTCCTGCCGCTGCTCGCAGGGATGGCCTTGCTCATGGCCGGATGTGGACGAGATGATCTGTCCACTATGAATCCACAAGGTCCGGTTGCAGAAGAGCAATTCGGGCTGATGAAGCTCTCCATTTCCATCATGGTGCTTGTCGTTATTGTCGTTTTCGCGCTGGCATTCTATGTGATGGTGCGTTACCGCAGACGTCCCGGCGACAAAACAATTCCCGTTCAAGTGGAAGGCAATCACAAGCTGGAGATTATCTGGACAGTCATTCCGATTGTGCTGCTGCTGATTCTCGGCGTACCCACAGTCAAGTCTGTTTTCGGACTGGCCAAGGATTACACGAAGGATCCCAATGCGGTGCAAGTCATTGTAACCGCTAAACAATATTGGTGGGAATTCGAATATCCTCAATACGGTATCAAGACATCTCAGGAGCTTATGATTCCTACAGGCAAGACGGTTTCCGTTCAAGTTAAATCCGCCGACGTTATCCACTCGTTCTGGATTCCGGCTCTAGCTGGTAAGATCGATGCTAACCCCGGCGCGAATGTGAATACGATGTACTTCAGCGCAGATCAGGATGGAGTATATCTCGGCAAATGTGCCGAGCTTTGCGGACCTTCCCATGCTCTGATGGATTTCAAGGTCAAATCGGTTAACCAAGGTGCTTTCGACCGCTGGGTAACGGCGATGAAGGAGCCTGGCAAGCTGCCAGCAGATCCTGAGATCGCGGCCGTCTTCGAAAAGCAATGTCTGACCTGCCACGCTGTTGGCGACAAAGGCATGCAGCTCTTCCCGAACCTGACTGGAATGGGAGACAAGGGAACGGTAGCCGGCATTCTTGTTAACACGGATGATCCTAAATATAAGAATGAAGGCAGCACCTATGAAAACTTGAAAAAATGGATCGAAGATCCGCAATTGGTTAAGCCTGGCAACTCAATGCCGAAGGTTAACCTGACTCCGGAGCAGATCGATGGCATCGCCAAATATCTGTCGGAATATAAGCTTGACGTGGAGCAATAA
- a CDS encoding cytochrome c oxidase subunit 4, whose amino-acid sequence MAANHSSHSEQPAKRHKHEGPRKHVIAYIFSLLLTLIAFATVIGGEINTSFIYILLLVMAALQVVIQMGFWMHMKDRGHLFPIVGIMTGVFVVFTIVIMAEYWTWW is encoded by the coding sequence ATGGCAGCTAATCACTCGTCTCATTCCGAACAGCCAGCCAAGCGCCACAAGCATGAAGGCCCAAGGAAACATGTCATCGCCTATATCTTCTCACTGCTGCTTACGCTTATCGCATTTGCAACGGTTATAGGCGGAGAGATTAATACTTCTTTCATTTATATCCTGCTACTGGTGATGGCCGCTCTTCAGGTCGTTATCCAGATGGGCTTTTGGATGCATATGAAGGATCGGGGACATCTTTTCCCGATTGTAGGTATTATGACCGGCGTGTTCGTTGTGTTTACGATTGTCATTATGGCGGAATACTGGACTTGGTGGTAA
- a CDS encoding fructokinase, protein MAMVFTIGEALIDWIPAQRGVELKQVDGFTRAAGGAPANVASAVARLGGSSAFIGKLGEDAFGDFLIETMAAVGVDVSRVLQTKEANTAMAFVSLRADGNRDFSFYRNPSADMLLEADEIGDWFSTGDVLHFCSVDLIEAPVKYAHREAIAKCREAGGIISFDPNVRLPLWTSPEACRRAILEFLPLAHLVKISDEELAFITGIEDEQEALQALFVGDVRHVIYTRGPAGAMWLTREFQSEVPGYAVKTIDTTGAGDAFIGALLFGVVQQREFLQGIPQETAVRLLAFANAAAAITTTRAGAISALPTPQEVEALLAQSV, encoded by the coding sequence ATGGCAATGGTATTTACGATCGGCGAAGCGCTCATAGACTGGATCCCGGCACAGCGGGGAGTGGAGCTGAAGCAAGTGGACGGCTTTACCCGTGCAGCTGGAGGAGCACCTGCAAATGTGGCCAGTGCAGTAGCCCGTCTAGGGGGTAGCAGTGCTTTTATCGGCAAGCTAGGGGAGGATGCGTTCGGCGACTTTCTGATCGAAACGATGGCGGCTGTCGGTGTGGACGTATCGCGTGTGTTGCAAACGAAAGAAGCAAATACGGCGATGGCTTTTGTCAGTCTGCGTGCTGACGGCAATCGTGATTTCAGCTTCTACCGGAACCCGAGCGCTGACATGCTGCTGGAAGCGGATGAGATTGGTGACTGGTTCAGCACAGGAGATGTGCTGCATTTTTGTTCCGTTGATCTGATCGAAGCTCCAGTCAAATACGCTCATCGAGAAGCGATCGCCAAATGCCGAGAAGCAGGCGGGATCATCAGCTTTGATCCCAATGTGCGGCTGCCGCTGTGGACCTCCCCGGAGGCTTGCCGCCGGGCCATCCTGGAATTTTTGCCGCTGGCTCACCTGGTCAAGATCAGCGATGAGGAGCTGGCTTTTATTACTGGCATTGAGGACGAGCAAGAGGCGCTTCAGGCGCTCTTTGTTGGAGATGTCCGCCATGTCATCTATACCCGTGGGCCGGCTGGTGCAATGTGGCTGACTCGGGAGTTTCAATCCGAGGTCCCAGGATACGCCGTTAAGACGATCGATACGACAGGAGCGGGTGATGCCTTTATTGGAGCCTTGCTCTTTGGCGTCGTTCAGCAAAGGGAGTTTCTACAGGGTATCCCGCAAGAGACGGCAGTCAGGCTGCTTGCCTTCGCCAACGCCGCTGCTGCGATTACAACGACAAGAGCAGGCGCGATTTCTGCTCTGCCGACACCTCAAGAGGTTGAGGCGCTGCTAGCTCAGAGTGTTTGA
- a CDS encoding ABC-2 type transport system permease protein, with protein MIRDLKGMASMYKLLIRFSFSSRMQYRFNFWFGSIIAALIAFVEFALLAVILSRFGTIQGWSVQESAYLYSILILSKAIYRTFASDVHHLEKYLLSGDLDGLLLRPLPVLLVLMTQNVSVRFGETLLGLGMLAYSLSSLAADDQIQLWVAIPLSVLITFNGGLLLFGIGLATAATGFWLTRIDMLQNLTEDAAHTAIRYPLSIYPGWLKGIMTSILPVAFVNYMPALYIVRGEAGPWMLALSAAASLAVLGAGAFLWKWGISRYQSTGS; from the coding sequence ATGATCCGGGACCTGAAAGGTATGGCTTCTATGTACAAACTGCTTATCCGTTTCAGCTTCAGCAGCAGAATGCAGTACCGCTTTAATTTCTGGTTTGGCTCGATAATTGCAGCTCTCATAGCATTCGTTGAATTTGCTCTATTGGCCGTCATTTTGAGCCGTTTCGGCACGATTCAGGGCTGGAGTGTTCAGGAATCCGCCTATTTGTATTCCATTCTGATCCTTTCCAAAGCGATTTACCGAACCTTTGCTTCCGATGTCCATCATCTTGAAAAGTATTTGCTAAGCGGTGATCTGGATGGGCTGCTGCTGCGGCCGCTTCCAGTGCTGCTTGTGCTGATGACCCAGAACGTGTCCGTTCGTTTCGGTGAAACCTTACTCGGCCTAGGTATGCTGGCTTACAGCCTGAGCAGCCTTGCAGCGGATGACCAAATCCAGCTGTGGGTCGCGATTCCGCTCAGCGTGTTGATTACCTTTAACGGCGGGTTGCTGCTGTTTGGCATTGGACTTGCCACCGCCGCAACCGGTTTCTGGCTGACTAGAATCGATATGCTGCAAAATTTAACGGAAGACGCGGCCCATACTGCAATTCGCTATCCGCTCTCCATCTATCCCGGTTGGTTGAAGGGCATTATGACTTCCATACTTCCGGTTGCTTTTGTTAATTATATGCCCGCTCTTTACATAGTGCGCGGCGAGGCCGGGCCATGGATGCTTGCACTTAGCGCGGCGGCCTCGCTTGCTGTGCTTGGTGCTGGCGCGTTTTTATGGAAATGGGGAATAAGCCGCTATCAGAGTACAGGAAGCTGA
- a CDS encoding sporulation lipoprotein, YhcN/YlaJ family, producing the protein MPFNRKIVLLGALLILTLLASACGYKKLVQDSDQNYGTRQKNDPKMYGGRMYGKSGSGSGQHNNRFVEFSSHLSREVTNINGIGQGIVMLTDRNAYVGIVLDATATHTLKTGRPILNEQDNGGWTEGVYNNKTGSDTWNNRQLVTPYNSYFSVNDHNELSSKLKQTIAVRVRKFAPAVQEVHITANRDVVNQFVEYAREAWGGREINRYIKPFNILVQKHFAGGNAMPVPLNLIKERAAKGKSIEELSGSGQSMNDQNSGSAGNTGMMGRGK; encoded by the coding sequence ATGCCATTCAACCGCAAAATTGTCTTGCTGGGCGCTTTGCTGATTTTGACTCTGCTTGCCTCTGCCTGCGGCTATAAAAAGCTCGTGCAGGACAGCGATCAAAATTACGGAACCCGCCAGAAAAATGATCCTAAGATGTATGGAGGACGAATGTATGGCAAGTCCGGCTCGGGTTCGGGCCAGCATAACAATCGATTTGTTGAGTTTAGTTCCCATCTATCCCGGGAAGTTACCAACATAAATGGAATTGGTCAAGGGATTGTCATGCTTACAGACCGCAATGCTTATGTCGGCATTGTTTTGGATGCGACTGCGACGCATACGCTCAAAACCGGCAGACCCATTTTAAATGAGCAGGACAACGGGGGCTGGACGGAAGGTGTCTACAATAATAAGACAGGCAGCGATACTTGGAATAACCGGCAGCTTGTTACGCCGTACAATTCCTATTTTTCAGTCAATGACCATAACGAATTATCCTCCAAGCTCAAACAAACGATTGCCGTGCGTGTACGAAAGTTCGCTCCAGCCGTGCAGGAGGTACACATTACAGCTAACCGCGATGTGGTGAACCAATTTGTAGAATATGCTCGGGAAGCATGGGGCGGTCGGGAAATTAATCGTTACATTAAGCCGTTCAATATACTTGTACAGAAGCATTTTGCAGGTGGGAACGCAATGCCTGTGCCCTTGAACCTCATTAAAGAACGGGCGGCCAAGGGCAAAAGCATTGAAGAACTGAGCGGAAGCGGCCAGTCCATGAACGATCAGAACAGCGGCAGTGCCGGAAATACTGGCATGATGGGCCGAGGAAAATGA